The proteins below are encoded in one region of Lujinxingia sediminis:
- a CDS encoding spermidine synthase codes for MVFLFTLTIFLSALLLFMVQPMAGKMLLPSLGGTPGVWNTCMMFFQAVLLLGYLWAHGVSRLRALPQLLLHGVLLVVALVALPLSMDRMALSSPLLNAYPNLWLLAALGLGAGLPFLALSTTSPLIQAWFARLNHRRSSDPYFLYAASNGGSLLALLGYPLLVEPVFGVSAQASLWSGSFVVLVLLLVVCGVVTLKGAPGYRAAPVSETVPAADVAPAAAGAMRTPEVNAGQKGLWTLYAFVPSSLMLGVTTYISTDVAAFPLLWVIPLALYTGSFIVVFSAWRLNLSGIGRVMSLIGTALLVAWIMGATHPAWLLLPLHILFFGLAALMVHGRLAAARPATRHLTSFYLYMSIGGLLGGVFNSLVAPMVFDRVWEYPLMIIVACALRPQSFADRADPERRWKQAAPGVATALMVVSMVTLERLDVVMSQATAVIFFGIPAVVAYSQVERPRRLGLGLMGVLVATSFFGGTLGQVVFKERSFFGTVQMVETPELYQMMHGGTVHGQVIKDEAGCSPLAYYHPEGPTGAIVELYQRSALSPRIAVLGLGLGAHACYARPTDAMTFYELDPTVVEVAQRFGPVTRSQARELRFVVGDARIQLEQDEVEPYGMMIVDAFSSDAIPIHLLTVEAFGLYREKMQPGGVLAVHISNRYFDLEPVLRGLAEAHGLELRLWDDLELSDAQLAGGRQSSTWAVMTNDAAKIEVLEALEASWRPSTGPALVWTDDHANVLSAWRR; via the coding sequence GTGGTCTTTTTGTTTACACTCACGATCTTTTTGAGCGCGCTCTTGCTCTTTATGGTCCAGCCGATGGCCGGCAAAATGCTGCTGCCCTCGTTGGGAGGCACCCCCGGGGTGTGGAACACCTGCATGATGTTCTTTCAGGCGGTGTTGCTGTTGGGCTACCTCTGGGCCCACGGGGTGTCGCGTCTGCGGGCACTGCCGCAGCTTCTTTTGCACGGCGTGCTTCTTGTTGTGGCGCTGGTGGCGCTGCCCTTGAGCATGGATCGGATGGCGCTCAGCAGTCCGCTTTTGAATGCTTACCCGAACCTCTGGTTGCTCGCGGCGTTGGGGCTTGGCGCAGGGCTTCCTTTTCTGGCGCTCTCGACGACCTCACCCTTGATTCAGGCCTGGTTTGCCAGGCTGAATCACCGGCGCTCCTCCGACCCCTATTTTCTGTATGCAGCGAGTAACGGGGGGAGTTTGCTGGCGCTTCTGGGCTATCCGCTGCTGGTGGAACCGGTGTTCGGGGTGAGCGCACAGGCCTCGCTGTGGAGCGGGAGCTTTGTGGTGTTGGTGCTGCTGCTCGTGGTGTGCGGGGTGGTCACACTCAAGGGGGCACCGGGGTATCGGGCCGCACCCGTATCAGAAACTGTGCCTGCGGCTGACGTGGCACCGGCGGCCGCCGGGGCAATGCGTACGCCTGAGGTGAACGCAGGGCAGAAGGGGCTGTGGACGCTTTATGCCTTTGTGCCCTCCAGTCTGATGCTGGGGGTAACGACGTATATCAGCACCGATGTGGCGGCGTTTCCGCTGCTGTGGGTGATTCCTCTGGCGCTCTACACCGGCTCGTTCATCGTGGTGTTTTCGGCCTGGCGCCTGAACCTCTCGGGGATCGGGCGAGTGATGAGCCTGATTGGCACGGCGCTTTTGGTGGCGTGGATTATGGGGGCGACGCATCCGGCGTGGCTGCTTTTGCCGCTGCACATCCTCTTCTTTGGGTTGGCGGCGCTGATGGTGCACGGGAGGCTGGCGGCGGCGCGGCCGGCGACCAGGCACCTGACGAGTTTTTACCTCTACATGTCGATCGGGGGCTTGCTGGGCGGAGTGTTCAACTCGCTTGTGGCGCCGATGGTCTTTGACCGGGTCTGGGAATACCCGCTGATGATCATTGTGGCGTGTGCGTTGCGCCCGCAGTCGTTTGCCGACAGGGCTGATCCGGAGCGCCGGTGGAAACAGGCCGCCCCGGGGGTTGCGACTGCGCTGATGGTGGTGAGCATGGTGACGCTGGAGCGCCTTGATGTGGTGATGAGCCAGGCCACGGCAGTGATCTTCTTCGGGATTCCGGCGGTGGTGGCTTACAGTCAGGTCGAGCGTCCGCGCAGGCTGGGGCTGGGGCTGATGGGGGTGCTGGTGGCGACGTCGTTTTTTGGCGGTACGCTGGGGCAGGTGGTCTTTAAGGAGCGCTCCTTCTTCGGGACGGTGCAGATGGTGGAGACGCCCGAGCTCTACCAGATGATGCACGGGGGCACGGTGCACGGGCAGGTCATCAAAGACGAGGCGGGCTGTTCGCCACTGGCCTACTACCATCCCGAGGGGCCGACCGGGGCGATTGTTGAGCTCTACCAGCGCTCGGCGCTCTCGCCGCGTATTGCGGTGTTGGGGCTGGGCCTGGGGGCGCACGCCTGCTATGCGCGCCCCACCGACGCGATGACTTTTTATGAGCTCGATCCCACGGTGGTGGAGGTGGCGCAGCGTTTCGGTCCGGTGACGCGCTCGCAGGCCCGGGAGCTGCGTTTTGTGGTGGGCGATGCTCGGATTCAGCTGGAGCAGGACGAGGTGGAGCCCTACGGCATGATGATCGTCGATGCGTTTAGCTCCGATGCGATTCCCATTCATCTTCTCACGGTGGAGGCCTTCGGTCTTTACCGTGAGAAGATGCAGCCGGGCGGGGTTCTGGCGGTGCATATCTCCAATCGTTATTTCGATCTGGAGCCGGTGCTGCGCGGCCTGGCCGAGGCCCATGGGCTTGAGCTGCGCCTCTGGGATGATCTGGAATTGAGCGACGCTCAGCTCGCCGGTGGACGGCAGAGCTCGACCTGGGCTGTGATGACGAACGATGCGGCGAAGATCGAGGTGTTGGAGGCGCTTGAGGCAAGCTGGCGGCCCTCCACCGGGCCCGCGCTGGTGTGGACGGATGACCACGCCAACGTGCTCAGCGCCTGGCGGCGCTGA
- a CDS encoding universal stress protein, giving the protein MYRVEQVLVPLDFSNFSRSALALAKALGGENPARVQLGHALEPMAPYMRRVLFPYAALGEDDRAFEAELVEEARAELERRFELDDKLRRRLVSEPVVEIGPSRQVVGEWTSRFDVEAIVMGAYGESGLVSEGLGATARRVLQTSSRPVILVRQHDPRPQLKRIVVALDLEPSSAGVLEVALGMALQHGCGLELLFVLPSPLAADSAGLLKSQVKFDERQARGRLKGKIEALFERTIEAVEVPFPQRDQARKLTDNTRVESGEPASEIVRRAYESDADLVVVGARSRAGGGGLGSVAEAVARRASCHVMVVPPAAQTTPLTRDD; this is encoded by the coding sequence ATGTACCGCGTCGAACAGGTGTTGGTCCCCCTGGACTTTTCCAACTTCAGTCGCAGCGCGCTGGCGCTTGCAAAGGCGCTGGGCGGTGAGAATCCGGCGCGCGTGCAGCTGGGACATGCTCTGGAGCCGATGGCTCCCTATATGCGTCGGGTGCTCTTCCCCTATGCGGCGCTCGGCGAAGACGACCGGGCCTTTGAGGCCGAGCTTGTCGAGGAGGCCCGCGCAGAGCTTGAACGTCGTTTTGAGCTCGATGATAAGCTGCGCCGTCGTCTGGTCTCGGAGCCGGTCGTCGAGATCGGGCCGAGTCGCCAGGTGGTCGGCGAGTGGACGTCTCGCTTTGACGTCGAGGCGATTGTGATGGGGGCCTATGGCGAGAGCGGGCTTGTCTCGGAGGGGCTCGGGGCGACGGCGCGTCGCGTGTTGCAGACGTCGAGCAGGCCGGTGATTCTGGTGCGTCAGCATGATCCGCGTCCACAACTCAAGCGAATCGTAGTGGCGCTCGATCTGGAGCCGAGCAGTGCCGGGGTGCTGGAGGTGGCGCTGGGCATGGCCTTGCAGCACGGGTGCGGGCTGGAACTTCTTTTTGTGCTGCCCTCGCCGTTGGCCGCCGACAGCGCCGGGCTTTTAAAGAGCCAGGTTAAGTTCGATGAACGTCAGGCCCGCGGGCGTCTGAAGGGCAAGATCGAGGCGCTCTTTGAGCGAACGATTGAGGCGGTGGAGGTTCCCTTCCCGCAACGCGATCAGGCCCGCAAGCTCACCGATAATACGCGGGTGGAGAGTGGGGAGCCGGCCTCCGAGATCGTGCGCCGCGCCTACGAGAGTGATGCGGATCTGGTGGTGGTTGGAGCGCGCTCCCGTGCTGGAGGCGGCGGTCTGGGATCGGTCGCGGAGGCGGTGGCGCGTCGGGCGAGTTGCCATGTGATGGTGGTGCCGCCGGCGGCGCAGACGACGCCCTTGACCCGCGACGACTAA
- a CDS encoding electron transfer flavoprotein subunit alpha/FixB family protein, with protein sequence MANVLVVAEHIDGKLRKVTLPTITFASQAAALTGGEVHVLVLGNGVDAVAGEVAKYGVSKVHYANSPVFENYLAETYAPAVVKAAQAIGATVVAAPSSTTGKDLLPRVAAKLDAGMVSDAIAVFDDGGIKFRRPLWAGNVLTTVEVVTPVKVVTVRTTDFEAPAEGDAAAVEAFDAGVAASDNAEFVSFDQVKSERPELTDAAVVVAGGRGLKSGENFQMIMDLADTLGGAVGASRAAVDSGYAPNDWQIGQTGKVVAPDLYFAVAISGAIQHLAGMKGSKTIVAINKDADAPIFQVADYGLVGDAFEIVPALTEKLKSIV encoded by the coding sequence ATGGCCAACGTACTCGTTGTCGCCGAACATATCGACGGGAAGCTTCGTAAAGTGACCCTCCCCACCATCACCTTCGCCAGCCAGGCTGCAGCCCTGACCGGCGGTGAGGTTCACGTGCTCGTGCTGGGCAACGGCGTCGACGCCGTTGCTGGCGAAGTCGCCAAATACGGCGTGAGCAAAGTGCACTACGCCAACAGCCCCGTCTTTGAAAACTACCTGGCTGAAACCTACGCTCCGGCCGTGGTGAAGGCTGCTCAGGCCATCGGCGCCACCGTCGTCGCCGCCCCCTCGAGCACCACCGGCAAAGACCTGTTGCCGCGCGTGGCTGCCAAACTCGACGCCGGAATGGTCTCCGACGCCATCGCCGTCTTCGACGACGGGGGCATCAAGTTCCGCCGTCCGCTCTGGGCCGGCAACGTCCTGACCACCGTCGAAGTTGTGACCCCGGTCAAGGTCGTCACCGTGCGCACCACCGACTTCGAAGCCCCCGCCGAAGGCGACGCTGCTGCCGTCGAAGCGTTTGACGCCGGCGTGGCCGCCTCCGACAACGCGGAGTTCGTCTCCTTCGATCAGGTCAAGAGCGAGCGCCCCGAGCTTACCGACGCGGCTGTGGTCGTCGCCGGTGGTCGCGGTCTCAAGTCTGGCGAGAACTTCCAGATGATCATGGACCTGGCCGATACCCTCGGCGGTGCCGTCGGCGCCAGCCGCGCTGCCGTCGACAGCGGCTACGCCCCCAACGACTGGCAGATCGGCCAGACCGGTAAGGTCGTCGCCCCCGACCTCTACTTCGCCGTGGCCATCAGCGGTGCCATCCAGCACCTGGCCGGCATGAAGGGCTCCAAGACCATCGTGGCGATCAACAAAGACGCCGACGCCCCCATCTTCCAGGTCGCCGACTACGGCCTGGTGGGCGACGCGTTCGAGATCGTCCCGGCACTCACCGAGAAGCTCAAGTCCATCGTGTGA
- a CDS encoding electron transfer flavoprotein subunit beta/FixA family protein: protein MKILTTVKRVTDPDMKVKIKPDQSGVVTDGVEYKMNSFDEYGVEEAIKLKETHGGEIVVVSVGPSAATKEIRTAMAMGADRGILVETDEDLDSDAVARVLAEVIRRESPDIVVMGKQAVDSDRNQTGQILASYLDYPQATFAYSLEVADGWATVGREVDGGTATKRVKLPAIVTADLRLNEPRYASLPGIMKAKRKPLETLTPSDLGVDTANKVNVLLFEAPEEREAGEIVEDIDTLIDRLKNKAKVL from the coding sequence GTGAAGATTCTCACGACTGTTAAGCGGGTTACCGACCCGGACATGAAGGTCAAGATCAAGCCCGACCAGAGCGGCGTTGTCACCGACGGCGTCGAGTACAAGATGAACTCCTTCGACGAGTACGGCGTCGAGGAAGCCATCAAGCTCAAAGAAACTCACGGCGGCGAGATCGTGGTCGTTTCGGTGGGCCCCTCGGCGGCCACCAAAGAAATCCGCACGGCGATGGCCATGGGCGCCGACCGCGGCATCCTGGTCGAGACCGATGAAGATCTCGACAGCGACGCGGTCGCCCGCGTGCTCGCTGAGGTCATCCGCCGCGAGTCCCCCGACATTGTCGTGATGGGCAAGCAGGCCGTCGACAGCGACCGCAACCAGACCGGTCAGATCCTGGCATCCTACCTGGACTACCCCCAGGCCACCTTCGCCTACAGCCTGGAAGTTGCCGATGGCTGGGCCACCGTGGGCCGCGAAGTTGACGGCGGCACCGCCACCAAGCGCGTCAAGCTGCCGGCGATTGTCACCGCCGACCTGCGCCTCAACGAGCCGCGCTACGCCAGCCTCCCGGGCATCATGAAGGCCAAGCGCAAGCCCCTGGAGACCCTCACCCCCTCCGACCTGGGTGTGGACACGGCCAACAAGGTCAACGTCCTTCTCTTTGAAGCCCCCGAAGAGCGCGAAGCCGGCGAGATCGTTGAGGATATCGATACCCTCATTGACCGTCTCAAGAACAAGGCCAAGGTCCTCTAA
- a CDS encoding TetR/AcrR family transcriptional regulator, with protein MADSEKQRGSSEKRERILEGALRAFAKKGFYNTRVSEIASEAGVADGTIYLYFKNKDDLLISLFEDRMEWIIARLQTELDAVDGGVIERIKAFVHLHFRLAVEDRDLAEFITVELRQSSKFVKEYKNPKFADYLKILQSLIDQGQNEGIFRTDLDSRLVGRALFGALDEVLLQFTLSRSAPTDVRDEAEQISTMIIDGLIVREHPTMD; from the coding sequence ATGGCAGATTCTGAAAAGCAGCGCGGCAGCTCCGAGAAACGCGAGCGCATCTTAGAAGGCGCGCTGCGTGCGTTTGCCAAAAAAGGCTTCTACAACACCCGCGTCTCCGAGATCGCCAGCGAGGCCGGGGTCGCCGACGGTACGATCTACCTCTACTTCAAGAATAAAGATGACCTGCTCATCTCCCTCTTCGAAGACCGCATGGAGTGGATCATCGCTCGCCTGCAGACCGAGCTCGACGCGGTCGATGGCGGAGTGATTGAGCGCATCAAAGCCTTTGTGCATCTGCACTTCCGACTGGCCGTTGAAGACCGCGATCTGGCCGAGTTCATCACCGTAGAGCTGCGCCAGAGCTCAAAGTTTGTCAAAGAGTATAAAAACCCCAAGTTTGCCGATTATCTGAAGATCCTTCAGAGCCTGATTGACCAGGGCCAGAATGAGGGCATCTTCCGCACCGATCTGGACAGCAGGCTTGTCGGTCGCGCGCTCTTCGGCGCGCTCGACGAAGTCCTCTTGCAGTTCACCCTATCGCGCAGCGCCCCCACCGACGTCAGAGACGAGGCCGAACAGATCTCGACGATGATCATCGACGGGCTGATCGTGCGCGAACACCCCACGATGGATTAA
- the panC gene encoding pantoate--beta-alanine ligase: MEIISSISELREARSALKGTVALVPTMGYLHEGHLSLMRQARQRCDHLIVSIFVNPTQFAPGEDLDRYPRDPDGDAEKCRQLGCELLFMPEVAQIYAPDHSTRVEVQELDQTLCGPNRPDHFVGVTTIVTKLFNLTAPDVAVFGEKDFQQLAIVRKMVADLNVPVEVVGVPTVREPDGLALSSRNRYLSDEERRQAPAIARALVSAQRAWQGGERSAANLLERANAELSQATALRPEYMQLVHPDTLRAYAPEDDLSQKPAHLAIAARLGQTRLIDNLRLDRPLPPGPLETI; encoded by the coding sequence GTGGAGATCATCTCCAGCATCAGCGAGCTGCGCGAAGCCAGGAGCGCGCTCAAAGGCACCGTCGCCCTGGTGCCCACCATGGGGTATCTGCATGAGGGGCACCTCTCCCTGATGCGCCAGGCTCGCCAGCGTTGCGACCACCTCATCGTGAGCATCTTCGTCAACCCCACCCAGTTTGCCCCCGGCGAAGATCTCGACCGCTACCCGCGCGACCCGGACGGCGACGCCGAAAAATGCCGCCAGCTCGGCTGCGAACTGCTCTTTATGCCGGAGGTCGCGCAGATCTACGCTCCCGACCACAGCACCCGTGTGGAAGTGCAGGAGCTCGACCAGACCCTCTGCGGCCCCAACCGCCCCGACCATTTTGTGGGTGTGACCACCATCGTCACCAAGCTCTTCAACCTCACCGCTCCCGATGTCGCGGTGTTTGGCGAGAAAGACTTTCAGCAGCTGGCCATCGTGCGCAAGATGGTCGCTGACCTCAACGTTCCGGTCGAGGTCGTCGGTGTGCCCACCGTGCGGGAGCCCGACGGGCTGGCCCTCTCCAGCCGCAACCGCTACTTAAGCGACGAAGAGCGCCGTCAGGCCCCGGCCATCGCCCGCGCTCTGGTCAGCGCACAGCGCGCCTGGCAAGGCGGGGAGCGCAGCGCCGCAAACCTTTTGGAGCGCGCCAACGCCGAGCTCTCTCAGGCCACCGCCCTGCGCCCGGAGTACATGCAGCTCGTCCACCCCGACACGCTGCGCGCCTACGCTCCCGAGGACGACTTAAGTCAAAAACCAGCTCACCTGGCCATCGCCGCGCGTCTGGGGCAGACTCGCCTCATCGATAACCTGCGTCTGGACCGCCCCCTGCCCCCCGGCCCTCTGGAGACGATCTGA
- the panB gene encoding 3-methyl-2-oxobutanoate hydroxymethyltransferase, producing MARRKTTRDLLKTYRQQTPLTMVTCYDYTFARLVEKSPIDIILIGDSLGNVIQGQDTTVPVTLDDIIYHTRAVMRGNHSAHILADMPFMSYQACADDGLRSAGRLLKEGLAQSVKVEGGEELAPMIARMTGAGIPVCGHLGLTPQSVHAFGGFRLQATDEEAANRLLADAKALQDAGAFMIVLEMVPSELAARVTEALEIPTIGIGAGPRTSGQVLVLQDMLGMNTDFKPRFVKHFASLEATVVDALTAYADEVRQRSFPDDDHSY from the coding sequence ATGGCCCGCCGAAAGACCACCCGCGATCTTCTCAAAACCTACCGCCAGCAAACCCCGCTGACGATGGTGACCTGCTACGACTACACCTTCGCCCGTCTGGTGGAGAAGTCCCCCATTGACATCATCCTCATCGGAGACAGCCTCGGTAACGTCATCCAGGGCCAGGACACCACCGTACCGGTGACCCTCGACGACATCATCTACCATACCCGTGCGGTGATGCGCGGAAACCACTCCGCACACATCCTGGCGGACATGCCCTTTATGAGCTACCAGGCCTGCGCTGACGACGGCCTGCGCAGTGCTGGCCGCCTGCTGAAAGAAGGCCTTGCCCAATCCGTCAAAGTCGAAGGAGGGGAGGAACTCGCCCCGATGATCGCGCGCATGACAGGCGCGGGCATCCCGGTCTGCGGTCACCTCGGACTCACCCCACAATCGGTGCACGCCTTCGGCGGCTTCCGCCTCCAGGCCACCGACGAAGAGGCCGCCAACCGTCTGCTTGCTGACGCAAAAGCCCTGCAAGACGCCGGCGCCTTCATGATCGTGCTCGAGATGGTCCCCTCCGAGTTGGCTGCACGCGTCACCGAAGCTCTGGAGATCCCCACCATCGGCATCGGCGCCGGCCCCCGCACCAGCGGCCAGGTCCTGGTGCTTCAAGACATGCTTGGCATGAACACCGACTTTAAGCCGCGCTTCGTCAAACATTTTGCGAGCCTTGAGGCCACCGTCGTCGACGCACTGACCGCGTACGCCGACGAAGTTCGCCAGCGCAGCTTCCCCGACGACGATCACTCCTACTGA
- a CDS encoding TlpA family protein disulfide reductase, with amino-acid sequence MSTSTASPDAPSPSPTRWQRLRATWWGRWGIDLLVLAIIFWAITSFQTRDLIERDTPAPPATLINLADGSELKLDDLQADRTLIYFWATWCGVCKAQSSVISAMHRHAEGRDDVDVISVVMDWSDRESLRAFVAENDIDYPVYLGTDALGKGFNVSSYPTIYVVDNERRVRHSIIGYTPRIGLYARLHLL; translated from the coding sequence TTGAGCACGTCCACCGCCTCACCCGACGCCCCATCGCCCTCACCGACCCGCTGGCAACGCCTGCGAGCGACCTGGTGGGGGCGATGGGGCATCGATCTTCTTGTGCTCGCCATCATCTTCTGGGCCATCACAAGTTTTCAGACCCGCGATCTGATCGAGCGCGACACCCCGGCGCCTCCGGCCACACTCATCAACCTGGCCGACGGCTCAGAGCTCAAACTCGACGACCTTCAGGCCGATCGTACCCTGATCTACTTCTGGGCGACCTGGTGCGGGGTGTGCAAAGCGCAGTCCTCGGTCATCTCGGCGATGCACCGCCACGCCGAGGGTCGCGACGATGTCGACGTCATCAGCGTGGTCATGGACTGGAGCGACCGCGAGTCGCTGCGCGCCTTCGTCGCCGAAAACGACATCGACTACCCCGTCTACCTGGGCACAGACGCGCTGGGCAAAGGCTTCAACGTCAGCTCCTACCCCACGATCTATGTCGTTGATAACGAGCGCCGGGTTCGCCACAGCATCATCGGCTACACCCCACGCATCGGCCTCTACGCCCGCCTCCATCTGCTCTGA
- a CDS encoding outer membrane lipoprotein-sorting protein has protein sequence MSERIRTRVRSGIAALCVALIMPWAGNAQETEDALPSVEEVNAHLDKLYRSASAESKMTMTIKREERERELSVQGFSQGEERGLFVITSPAREAGTATLRTSEGLWNYAPRADRLMRVPSGMLSEDWMGSHLTNDDLVRETSYEDDFEVELAWGERDGERVLTATMVPREGAPVTYSKIEYALDAREWTPIEAVYFDGEEAVRTITFSDVKEVDGRPIPHRVEVRPADAPGEFTRMVYEELQFDVPIDDAIFTQQGMRRQARQYRDKS, from the coding sequence ATGTCGGAGCGCATCAGAACCAGGGTTCGCAGTGGGATCGCCGCGTTGTGTGTGGCGTTGATCATGCCGTGGGCAGGCAACGCCCAGGAGACGGAGGACGCGTTGCCCTCGGTCGAAGAGGTCAACGCACATCTCGATAAGCTCTATCGCTCGGCGAGCGCCGAGTCGAAAATGACGATGACGATCAAGCGCGAGGAGCGAGAGCGAGAGCTCAGCGTGCAGGGTTTTAGCCAGGGAGAGGAGCGCGGCCTCTTCGTGATCACCAGTCCGGCCCGGGAGGCGGGCACCGCCACGTTGCGCACCTCCGAGGGGCTCTGGAACTACGCGCCCCGGGCCGACCGCCTGATGCGGGTGCCCTCGGGCATGCTCTCCGAAGATTGGATGGGCAGTCACCTCACCAACGATGACCTGGTGCGTGAGACGAGCTATGAAGACGATTTCGAGGTCGAGCTTGCCTGGGGAGAGCGCGATGGAGAGCGGGTGCTCACGGCGACGATGGTCCCACGCGAGGGTGCGCCGGTGACCTACTCGAAGATCGAATACGCGCTCGACGCCCGGGAGTGGACGCCCATCGAGGCGGTCTACTTCGATGGAGAGGAGGCCGTGCGGACGATCACGTTTAGCGACGTCAAGGAGGTTGATGGTCGACCGATCCCCCATCGCGTGGAGGTGCGACCGGCTGATGCTCCCGGCGAGTTTACCCGGATGGTCTACGAGGAGCTTCAGTTCGATGTGCCCATCGACGATGCGATCTTCACGCAGCAGGGGATGCGCCGTCAGGCGCGTCAGTATCGCGATAAGAGTTGA
- a CDS encoding HEAT repeat domain-containing protein: MRSILTSILLALTLVMGAASPAIAQHNHALEADANFDDFLNTIDALPTPEVLERFPDAETRLLDVATDAEATVFRRWRATSMLSNFNSPEVRQALITLTEATDDDLRGMALLVLGAGYLEGGNAEVLATIEARLSDDDASVRADAVRALAYGHGPQITERLERIAAGDDVRQAKIATRALARMGHNPQ; encoded by the coding sequence ATGCGCAGCATTCTGACATCGATTCTACTGGCGCTGACGCTCGTAATGGGCGCGGCCTCCCCAGCCATCGCCCAGCACAACCACGCGCTGGAAGCCGACGCCAACTTCGACGACTTCCTCAACACCATTGATGCGCTCCCCACCCCCGAGGTGCTTGAGCGCTTCCCCGACGCCGAGACGCGCCTGCTGGACGTGGCTACCGACGCCGAGGCGACCGTCTTCAGGCGCTGGCGCGCCACCTCCATGCTCTCGAATTTCAACTCCCCCGAGGTGCGCCAGGCGCTGATCACGCTGACCGAAGCCACCGATGACGACCTGCGCGGCATGGCCCTGCTCGTCCTGGGTGCCGGCTACCTGGAAGGCGGCAACGCCGAGGTGCTCGCCACCATTGAGGCACGCCTGAGCGATGACGACGCCTCGGTGCGTGCCGACGCGGTCCGCGCCCTGGCCTACGGTCACGGCCCGCAGATCACCGAGCGCCTGGAGCGCATCGCCGCCGGCGACGATGTTCGCCAGGCGAAGATCGCCACGCGCGCGCTGGCCAGAATGGGCCACAATCCGCAATAA